From a region of the Sinorhizobium sp. B11 genome:
- a CDS encoding peroxiredoxin, with protein sequence MSAPGIGSRAPDFSLPRDGGGHISLSDYHGKPVVLFFYPKDDTTGCTTESLDFTALADEFAAAGAAIVGMSPDSAACHDRFIKKHKLTVALASDEDKTVLQAYGVWKEKKMYGRTFMGVERTTFLIRRDGTIATIWQKVKVAGHAETVLAAVRNLAA encoded by the coding sequence ATGTCCGCACCCGGTATTGGCTCCCGTGCTCCCGATTTCAGCCTCCCGCGCGACGGCGGCGGGCATATTTCGCTCTCCGATTATCATGGCAAGCCGGTGGTGCTTTTCTTCTACCCCAAGGATGACACGACGGGCTGCACGACGGAATCTCTGGATTTTACCGCACTTGCAGATGAGTTTGCAGCCGCCGGCGCTGCCATCGTCGGCATGTCGCCCGATTCGGCCGCCTGCCACGACCGCTTCATCAAGAAGCACAAGCTGACGGTGGCACTGGCATCGGACGAGGATAAGACGGTGCTGCAGGCCTATGGCGTGTGGAAGGAAAAGAAGATGTATGGCCGCACCTTCATGGGCGTCGAACGTACCACGTTCCTGATCCGCAGGGACGGCACCATCGCCACCATCTGGCAGAAGGTGAAGGTCGCGGGGCACGCCGAAACGGTGCTGGCAGCCGTCAGGAACCTCGCTGCGTGA
- a CDS encoding ferritin-like domain-containing protein, with amino-acid sequence MTAITSLRGGAIDAIRSADLDRKTELAQESANRWFARRISLRSPLDAPLPERPGRPEKPLLVPPTQVEKRSLHTVPGRIALLHAIAHIELNAVDLALDIVARFASAHVPNSFFDGWMQVAFEEAKHFRMVRKRLNDLGADYGDLPAHDGLWQAAHSTRNDLTARLAVVPLILEARGLDVTPALQAKMRETGDLESAAVLDVIYNDEKGHVAVGAKWFRFLCAREKRDPARTFQELVRANFRGPLKAPFNDVARAEAGLTPSFYRALTSTSQS; translated from the coding sequence GTGACGGCGATCACCTCGCTGCGCGGTGGCGCGATCGATGCAATCCGTTCGGCAGATCTCGACCGCAAGACGGAACTGGCGCAGGAAAGTGCTAACAGGTGGTTCGCCCGGCGCATCTCGCTGCGCTCGCCGCTGGATGCACCGCTGCCCGAGCGCCCCGGCAGGCCGGAAAAGCCTCTGCTGGTGCCGCCGACCCAGGTCGAGAAGCGCTCGCTGCATACCGTGCCTGGCCGTATCGCCCTGCTCCACGCGATTGCCCATATCGAGCTCAATGCCGTCGACCTGGCACTCGACATCGTGGCGCGATTTGCTTCGGCGCATGTGCCGAACTCTTTCTTCGACGGCTGGATGCAGGTTGCCTTTGAAGAGGCCAAGCACTTCCGTATGGTGCGCAAGCGCCTCAATGATCTCGGCGCCGACTATGGCGATCTGCCCGCCCACGATGGCCTCTGGCAGGCAGCGCACTCGACCCGCAACGATCTCACCGCCCGCCTTGCCGTCGTGCCGCTGATTCTCGAGGCGCGCGGACTGGATGTTACGCCTGCCCTGCAGGCCAAGATGCGCGAAACCGGCGATCTTGAAAGCGCGGCGGTGCTCGACGTCATCTACAATGACGAGAAGGGCCATGTCGCCGTCGGCGCCAAATGGTTCCGCTTCCTCTGCGCCCGTGAAAAGCGTGATCCTGCAAGGACGTTTCAGGAATTGGTGCGTGCCAATTTCCGCGGTCCGCTGAAGGCGCCGTTCAATGATGTGGCGCGCGCCGAAGCCGGGCTGACGCCCTCCTTCTACAGGGCACTGACCTCGACCAGCCAGAGCTGA
- a CDS encoding peptidoglycan DD-metalloendopeptidase family protein, with translation MTNGHHSRVFGKRAQEHVLILASGDKVRHMTVKPWMAALAFCFVGVFSIGYLLATSYLVLRDDLIGATMARQARMQHDYEDRIAALRAQVDRITSRQLLDQQVVEDKVDKLMEQQMALTSRHGKLDNLLDRAESSGLTSKDSPAADIPAQSYAPDIKDKRASLTGGAQAIEKMLAGDGKPADAETPDNSTLAYVPAEETVGDRADRIFSKVTLSLKTVEQDQKSRIDQLTSDAGNATNTIEGVLDRFHIAVPAETIAAKEDEDAVGGPYVEPESNDDFNNSLIQLDGALTRLEAVRSTAESLPFRNPAIGKEVTSPFGNRRDPFLGRLALHSGIDFRFSPGERIRPTAPGKVIAAGWTGGYGNMVEVDHGNGISTRYGHMSEILVKVGDTVGRNNVIGLAGSTGRSTGTHLHYEVRQDGHAVDPIYFMNAGLKLATYIK, from the coding sequence GTGACGAACGGACATCACAGTCGGGTATTCGGCAAGAGGGCGCAGGAACACGTCCTTATTCTTGCGAGTGGCGACAAGGTGCGTCACATGACGGTCAAACCCTGGATGGCGGCATTGGCTTTCTGCTTCGTCGGGGTCTTTTCGATCGGCTATCTGCTCGCCACCTCCTATCTCGTGCTGCGCGACGATCTGATCGGCGCGACCATGGCCCGCCAGGCCCGTATGCAGCACGACTATGAGGATCGCATCGCGGCACTGCGTGCCCAGGTCGATCGCATCACCTCCCGCCAGCTTCTCGATCAGCAGGTCGTCGAGGACAAGGTCGACAAGCTGATGGAGCAGCAGATGGCGCTTACCTCGCGCCACGGAAAGCTCGACAACCTGCTCGACCGAGCCGAAAGCTCCGGCCTGACGAGCAAGGATTCTCCGGCGGCCGATATCCCGGCGCAGTCCTATGCGCCCGACATCAAGGACAAACGCGCGTCGCTGACCGGCGGCGCGCAGGCAATTGAAAAGATGCTGGCAGGCGACGGCAAACCGGCCGACGCCGAAACCCCTGACAATTCCACCCTTGCCTATGTTCCCGCAGAAGAAACCGTCGGCGATCGCGCCGACCGCATCTTTTCGAAGGTCACGCTCTCGCTGAAGACCGTCGAGCAGGATCAGAAGAGCCGCATCGACCAGCTGACGAGCGACGCCGGCAACGCCACCAATACGATCGAAGGCGTGCTGGACCGCTTCCATATCGCCGTTCCGGCCGAGACGATCGCCGCCAAGGAAGACGAAGACGCAGTTGGTGGCCCATATGTGGAGCCCGAAAGCAACGACGATTTCAACAATTCGCTGATCCAGCTCGATGGCGCGCTGACGCGTCTGGAAGCGGTGCGCAGCACCGCGGAATCCCTGCCCTTCCGTAATCCGGCCATCGGCAAGGAAGTCACCAGCCCCTTCGGCAACCGACGCGATCCCTTCCTCGGCCGGCTTGCGCTTCATTCCGGGATCGACTTCCGCTTTTCGCCGGGGGAAAGGATCCGCCCGACCGCGCCGGGCAAGGTGATTGCAGCCGGCTGGACCGGAGGCTACGGCAACATGGTCGAGGTCGATCATGGCAACGGCATTTCGACGCGCTACGGCCATATGTCGGAAATTCTGGTCAAGGTCGGCGATACGGTTGGCCGCAACAATGTCATCGGGCTTGCCGGCAGCACGGGCCGTTCAACGGGTACGCACCTGCATTATGAGGTGCGCCAGGATGGACATGCGGTCGATCCGATCTATTTCATGAATGCCGGCCTTAAACTTGCCACTTATATAAAATAG
- a CDS encoding DEAD/DEAH box helicase — protein sequence MQSCRLARDRPNETETVFPLTTFAELGLSPKVLSAVTDAGYTIPTPIQAGAIPFALERRDICGIAQTGTGKTASFVLPMLSLLEKGRARARMPRTLILEPTRELAAQVAENFEKYGKNHRLNVALLIGGVSFEDQDRKLERGADVLICTPGRLLDHFERGKLLMSGVEILVIDEADRMLDMGFIPDIERIAKLIPFTRQTLFFSATMPPEIQKLADRFLQNPERIEVSKPASASSTITQRFVASHDKDYEKRAVLRDLIRAQEDLKNAIIFCNRKKDVAELFRSLDRHGFSVGALHGDMDQRSRMTMLSNFKDGNIKLLVASDVAARGLDIPDVSHVFNFDVPIHSEDYVHRIGRTGRAGRSGASFTIVTRRDQKHADAIEKLIGEKVEWLSGDLAALPPAEESRDSERSPRRGKGRERDKDRGRERRSSSHKSDINAEDNGGEVVEAAAKADSVKNERKAEQKPQNNARGGRPYPANDDNRERRRHRDHDDGPTPVGFGDDIPAFMLIAANAKI from the coding sequence ATGCAATCCTGCCGACTCGCCAGAGACCGGCCGAACGAAACGGAAACAGTTTTCCCTTTGACGACATTTGCTGAACTTGGTTTGAGCCCCAAAGTGCTCTCCGCTGTTACCGATGCGGGCTACACGATCCCCACTCCCATTCAGGCCGGGGCAATTCCCTTCGCGCTTGAGCGCCGCGACATCTGCGGTATCGCGCAGACCGGCACCGGCAAGACGGCTTCCTTCGTTCTTCCCATGTTGTCGCTTTTGGAAAAAGGCCGTGCCCGCGCCCGCATGCCCCGGACCCTTATCCTGGAGCCGACCCGCGAACTGGCCGCCCAGGTTGCCGAAAATTTCGAAAAATATGGTAAGAACCACCGCCTCAACGTCGCCCTCCTCATCGGCGGCGTTTCCTTTGAAGATCAGGACCGCAAGCTGGAGCGCGGCGCGGACGTGCTGATCTGCACCCCCGGCCGCCTTCTCGACCATTTCGAGCGCGGCAAGCTCCTGATGAGCGGTGTTGAAATTCTCGTCATCGATGAAGCCGACCGCATGCTCGACATGGGCTTCATTCCCGATATCGAACGCATCGCCAAGCTGATCCCCTTCACCCGCCAGACGCTCTTCTTCTCGGCCACCATGCCGCCGGAAATCCAGAAGCTCGCGGACCGCTTCCTGCAGAATCCGGAGCGTATCGAGGTCTCCAAGCCGGCCTCGGCATCGAGCACGATCACGCAGCGCTTCGTCGCCTCGCACGACAAGGATTACGAGAAGCGCGCCGTCCTGCGCGATCTCATCCGCGCTCAGGAAGATCTCAAGAATGCGATCATCTTCTGCAACCGCAAGAAGGATGTCGCCGAACTCTTCCGTTCGCTGGACCGCCACGGCTTCTCCGTCGGCGCCCTGCACGGCGACATGGACCAGCGCTCGCGCATGACCATGCTTTCCAATTTCAAGGACGGCAACATCAAGCTGCTCGTTGCCTCCGACGTCGCTGCCCGCGGCCTCGATATTCCCGATGTCAGCCACGTCTTCAATTTCGACGTGCCGATTCACTCCGAAGACTATGTTCACCGCATTGGCCGTACCGGCCGCGCCGGTCGTTCAGGGGCTTCCTTCACCATCGTCACCCGCCGCGACCAGAAACATGCCGACGCGATTGAAAAGCTGATCGGCGAAAAGGTCGAATGGCTGAGCGGCGATCTCGCCGCCCTGCCGCCGGCCGAAGAGAGCCGCGACAGCGAGCGCTCTCCCCGTCGCGGCAAGGGCCGTGAGCGGGATAAGGATCGTGGCCGCGAGCGCCGGTCTTCGAGTCATAAATCTGATATCAACGCCGAAGATAATGGTGGCGAAGTCGTGGAAGCAGCAGCAAAGGCCGACAGCGTGAAGAACGAGCGCAAAGCAGAACAGAAGCCGCAGAACAATGCGCGCGGCGGTCGGCCCTATCCGGCAAACGACGACAATCGCGAGCGTCGCCGTCACCGTGATCATGACGATGGCCCCACACCGGTCGGGTTCGGCGACGACATTCCTGCCTTCATGCTGATCGCGGCCAACGCCAAGATCTGA
- a CDS encoding NUDIX domain-containing protein, with protein MGKPGIDFPGLGVGLVILRDGKILLYKRVNPPEAGYWNIVGGKVDHMEPAEEAARREAEEETGLTIGRVERIGSTEQIIEADRQHWISLLYIAREVTGEPQLTEPDKLSDFGWFGLADLPEPLSAFTKAAISALPAGELR; from the coding sequence ATGGGCAAGCCCGGCATTGATTTCCCAGGCCTCGGTGTAGGCCTGGTGATTTTGCGTGACGGCAAGATCCTTCTCTACAAGCGCGTGAATCCGCCTGAAGCTGGCTACTGGAATATCGTCGGCGGCAAGGTCGACCATATGGAGCCCGCTGAGGAAGCCGCGCGCCGCGAAGCCGAAGAAGAAACGGGCCTCACAATCGGCCGCGTCGAGCGGATCGGCTCTACCGAGCAGATCATCGAGGCTGACCGCCAGCACTGGATTTCCCTTCTCTATATCGCCCGCGAAGTGACGGGTGAGCCGCAACTGACGGAACCGGACAAGCTGTCGGATTTCGGCTGGTTCGGTCTTGCCGACCTGCCGGAGCCGCTATCGGCTTTCACGAAGGCCGCGATATCGGCCCTTCCGGCCGGCGAATTGCGCTGA
- a CDS encoding TfoX/Sxy family protein — protein sequence MDNAGIEEMFQSLGPVTIKRMFGGKGIYHLGRILALEVRDEILLKADEESAPEFAAAGASQWFYEGKKGAAVKMPYWSIPDEAYDDPDVMARWVRLAYEAALRAE from the coding sequence ATGGACAATGCCGGCATCGAGGAAATGTTTCAGTCGCTTGGACCCGTCACCATCAAGCGCATGTTCGGCGGCAAGGGCATCTACCATCTCGGCCGTATCCTGGCGCTCGAGGTGCGCGACGAAATCCTGCTGAAGGCGGATGAAGAGAGTGCACCGGAATTTGCCGCGGCAGGTGCCAGCCAATGGTTCTACGAGGGCAAGAAGGGCGCTGCGGTGAAAATGCCCTATTGGAGCATCCCCGACGAAGCCTATGACGACCCAGATGTCATGGCACGCTGGGTGCGGCTTGCCTATGAGGCCGCACTGCGGGCCGAATGA
- a CDS encoding flavin reductase gives MLNRQHIDPGLYRDAMSRYAGHVQLVTTALGEARRGVTITAACSVSDNPASVLVCLNNTNVKNEIFWRSGIFALNSLGAHHEGVADAFSGRTQLENDERFQSARFETLVTGAPVLADALAVFDCRVTDIKEMPTHNVIFGEVAAVRFTEIHPALLYLNRGYHSV, from the coding sequence GTGTTGAACAGGCAGCATATCGATCCCGGCCTCTATCGCGATGCCATGAGCCGCTATGCAGGCCATGTGCAGCTGGTGACGACGGCGCTCGGCGAAGCGCGGCGCGGGGTCACGATCACGGCCGCCTGCTCGGTCTCCGACAATCCGGCTTCGGTTCTCGTCTGCCTCAACAATACCAATGTGAAGAACGAGATCTTCTGGCGCAGCGGCATCTTCGCGCTGAACTCGCTCGGCGCCCACCATGAAGGCGTTGCCGATGCCTTTTCGGGCCGCACGCAGCTCGAAAACGACGAGCGTTTTCAGAGCGCCCGCTTCGAGACGCTGGTAACGGGCGCGCCGGTCCTTGCCGATGCACTTGCCGTTTTCGATTGCCGGGTGACCGATATCAAGGAAATGCCGACCCACAATGTCATTTTCGGCGAGGTCGCCGCCGTGCGCTTTACCGAAATACATCCGGCGCTCCTTTATCTGAACCGCGGCTATCACTCGGTATAG
- a CDS encoding ABC transporter substrate-binding protein gives MMSLRVIAALLSLMALTAESRAAGVTIGVVAPQDGTFASLGAQIFSGANFQIRQAGDTVVPVPETCQDNSGQAVADALIAAKVQVAIGFLCSETLEGALPKLKDANIPVITVSVRSRILMEDSLKNGWPLFRLGPQDSDEAAKVIQIILQQWTASPIALIEDGTIHGRELTEAVRNALEENGLKPVFTDTYRPGQEQQIGLVRRLKRAGATKVFIGGDRNDVATIARDAKAENIALDILSGDAMRAANQPLALAEGVRAVVIPEYALLPDAAAAAEALRAAGTEPEGYVLPAAAAALIADQAVQAAVAEGKPVAEKLIGTQFNTPIGPVTFTPAHELAQNPYRLLEWRGDAFVPPTDGTD, from the coding sequence ATGATGAGCCTGCGTGTCATAGCCGCCCTTCTGTCGCTCATGGCGTTGACGGCCGAAAGCCGCGCGGCCGGCGTGACGATTGGCGTTGTCGCGCCACAGGACGGCACTTTTGCTTCGCTTGGCGCCCAGATTTTTTCCGGCGCGAATTTCCAGATCCGACAGGCGGGCGATACGGTCGTTCCTGTCCCCGAAACCTGCCAGGACAATAGCGGCCAAGCGGTCGCCGATGCACTGATCGCAGCCAAGGTCCAGGTCGCTATCGGCTTCCTTTGCAGCGAGACGCTGGAAGGCGCCCTGCCGAAGCTGAAGGACGCCAATATTCCCGTCATCACGGTGTCCGTGCGCTCGCGCATCCTGATGGAGGATTCGCTGAAGAACGGCTGGCCCCTCTTCCGTCTGGGCCCGCAGGACAGCGATGAAGCCGCCAAGGTCATCCAGATCATCCTGCAGCAATGGACGGCGTCTCCGATCGCCCTTATCGAGGATGGCACGATCCACGGCCGCGAACTGACGGAAGCCGTGCGCAACGCGCTCGAAGAAAATGGCCTGAAGCCCGTTTTCACCGACACCTACCGGCCGGGACAGGAACAGCAGATCGGCCTCGTGCGCCGCCTGAAGCGGGCCGGTGCCACCAAGGTCTTCATCGGCGGAGACAGAAACGATGTCGCCACCATCGCCCGTGACGCGAAGGCCGAAAACATCGCGCTCGACATTCTGAGTGGCGATGCGATGCGCGCGGCAAACCAGCCGCTCGCGCTGGCAGAGGGCGTGCGTGCCGTCGTCATCCCCGAATATGCGCTTCTGCCGGATGCAGCCGCGGCCGCCGAGGCCCTGCGCGCCGCCGGGACCGAGCCGGAAGGTTATGTCCTGCCGGCCGCAGCCGCAGCGCTGATTGCCGATCAGGCTGTGCAGGCGGCGGTGGCTGAGGGCAAGCCGGTGGCGGAGAAGCTTATCGGGACGCAATTCAATACGCCGATCGGCCCAGTGACCTTCACACCGGCCCATGAGCTGGCGCAAAATCCCTATCGTCTTCTCGAATGGCGCGGCGATGCTTTCGTTCCGCCGACCGACGGGACGGACTGA
- the rpe gene encoding ribulose-phosphate 3-epimerase has translation MTTLPIRIAPSILAADFAKLGEEVRNVTAAGADWIHLDVMDGHFVPNISFGPDVIKSLRSYTDATFDCHLMISPADPYLEAFAKAGCDRITVHAEAGPHLHRSLQTIRHLGKKVGVTLNPATPLSVVENVLDDVDLILIMSVNPGFGGQKFIPAMVDKIAAAKSLIGDRPIELEVDGGVTVDTAPAVAKAGGNVLVAGSAIFKGGSVEAYRQAITALRNAAEGAR, from the coding sequence ATGACGACACTGCCCATCCGCATCGCCCCATCGATCCTGGCCGCAGATTTTGCAAAGCTCGGCGAGGAAGTGCGCAACGTTACCGCGGCCGGCGCCGACTGGATCCATCTCGACGTCATGGATGGCCATTTCGTGCCGAACATTTCCTTCGGCCCTGATGTCATCAAGTCGCTGCGCTCCTACACGGATGCGACCTTCGACTGCCATCTGATGATTTCACCTGCCGACCCCTACCTTGAAGCCTTCGCAAAGGCCGGCTGTGACCGCATCACAGTGCATGCAGAGGCCGGACCACATCTGCATCGCTCGCTGCAGACGATCCGCCATCTCGGCAAGAAGGTCGGCGTCACGCTCAATCCGGCAACGCCGCTCTCGGTGGTCGAGAACGTGCTTGACGATGTCGACCTCATTCTCATTATGTCCGTCAACCCCGGTTTCGGCGGCCAGAAATTCATTCCGGCAATGGTAGACAAGATCGCAGCGGCAAAGTCACTGATCGGTGACCGCCCGATCGAGCTTGAGGTGGATGGCGGTGTGACGGTCGATACCGCACCTGCCGTGGCAAAGGCCGGCGGCAACGTGCTCGTCGCCGGATCGGCAATTTTCAAGGGCGGCTCGGTCGAGGCCTATCGCCAGGCCATTACCGCCCTTCGCAACGCGGCTGAGGGGGCTCGCTGA
- a CDS encoding DUF2259 domain-containing protein, with protein sequence MTKRMFMGGFLAALLTGMAATASAGDIANVQPVGFSADGKVFAFQEFGMKDGKVPYSDTFFIDTDTGADLEGTPFHLELTDKDADLSKARRQNLTAARQQMDKYDLLTNPGLIAAFNPPTELGSPMKTIRYTTLATDGPARGAYTLLLGDAQVATPDACKGMNHVVGFTLQLIEKDGAPNRQLVHEDKAIPADRGCPVEYRMGGALVYQPESGKPVHIALILALSASPDGRNGRWIAVPVHP encoded by the coding sequence ATGACGAAGCGCATGTTCATGGGTGGATTTCTTGCCGCCCTGCTGACCGGCATGGCTGCCACGGCCTCAGCCGGCGATATCGCCAATGTGCAGCCTGTCGGCTTTTCCGCCGATGGCAAAGTCTTTGCCTTCCAGGAATTCGGCATGAAGGATGGCAAGGTCCCCTATTCGGACACCTTTTTCATCGATACCGACACCGGTGCCGATCTTGAGGGCACGCCCTTCCATCTGGAATTGACGGACAAGGATGCCGATCTTTCCAAGGCCCGCCGCCAGAACCTGACGGCAGCACGCCAGCAGATGGACAAATACGACCTTCTGACCAATCCGGGCCTGATCGCCGCCTTCAACCCGCCGACCGAGCTCGGCTCGCCGATGAAGACGATCCGCTATACGACGCTTGCAACCGACGGTCCTGCGCGTGGAGCCTATACGCTGCTGCTGGGCGATGCCCAGGTCGCGACGCCCGATGCCTGCAAGGGCATGAACCACGTCGTCGGCTTTACGCTGCAGCTCATCGAGAAGGACGGTGCACCGAACCGCCAGCTCGTCCACGAGGACAAGGCCATCCCGGCCGACCGCGGCTGCCCGGTGGAATACCGCATGGGCGGCGCCCTCGTCTATCAGCCTGAATCGGGCAAGCCCGTCCATATCGCCCTCATCCTGGCGCTGAGCGCTTCTCCTGACGGCCGCAACGGCCGCTGGATCGCCGTTCCGGTACACCCCTGA
- the purB gene encoding adenylosuccinate lyase: MIPRYSRPEMVAIWSPETKFRIWFEIEAHACDALADLGVIPKSAAATIWEKGGKATFDVARIDEIEAVTKHDVIAFLTHLAEIVGPDARFVHQGMTSSDVLDTTLNIQLVRAADILLADMDRVLAALKGRAFEHKDTIRIGRSHGIHAEPTTMGLTFARFYAEMSRNRARLVAARAEIATGAISGAVGTFANIDPVVEEHVCAALGLVPEPVSTQVIPRDRHAMFFATLGVIGSSIENVAIEIRHMQRTEVLEAEEFFSPGQKGSSAMPHKRNPVLTENLTGLARLVRMSVVPAMENVALWHERDISHSSVERAIGPDTTITLDFALNRLAGVIEKLVVYPENMMKNLDKFRGLVHSQRVLLALTQAGTSREDAYRLVQRNAMKVWEQGKDFLEELLADAEVRAALSEADLREKFDLGYHTKHVDTIFRRVFGDA; encoded by the coding sequence ATGATCCCTCGTTATTCCCGGCCCGAGATGGTCGCCATCTGGTCTCCCGAAACCAAGTTCCGCATCTGGTTCGAGATCGAGGCTCATGCCTGTGATGCGCTTGCGGACCTCGGTGTGATCCCGAAATCGGCCGCCGCCACCATCTGGGAAAAAGGTGGCAAGGCGACCTTCGATGTTGCCCGCATCGATGAGATCGAGGCCGTCACCAAGCATGACGTCATCGCCTTCCTTACCCATCTTGCCGAAATCGTCGGCCCCGACGCCCGTTTCGTCCACCAGGGCATGACCTCGTCGGACGTGCTCGACACCACCCTGAACATCCAGCTCGTGCGCGCTGCCGATATACTGCTCGCCGACATGGACCGTGTTCTCGCCGCCCTGAAGGGCCGCGCCTTCGAGCACAAGGATACGATCCGCATCGGCCGCAGCCATGGCATTCACGCCGAGCCGACGACGATGGGCCTCACCTTCGCCCGCTTCTATGCCGAGATGAGCCGCAACCGCGCCCGCCTCGTCGCTGCTCGTGCGGAAATCGCGACCGGCGCCATTTCCGGCGCCGTCGGCACCTTCGCCAATATCGATCCTGTCGTCGAAGAGCATGTCTGCGCAGCCCTCGGCCTCGTTCCGGAGCCTGTCTCCACGCAGGTCATCCCGCGTGATCGTCATGCGATGTTCTTCGCCACGCTCGGTGTCATAGGTTCGTCGATCGAAAATGTGGCGATCGAGATCCGCCACATGCAGCGCACCGAAGTTCTGGAAGCCGAGGAGTTCTTCTCGCCAGGCCAGAAGGGCTCGTCGGCCATGCCGCACAAGCGCAACCCGGTCCTGACCGAAAACCTGACGGGCCTTGCTCGCCTCGTACGCATGTCGGTCGTTCCCGCAATGGAAAACGTGGCGCTCTGGCACGAGCGCGATATCAGCCATTCGAGCGTCGAGCGCGCCATCGGCCCCGATACGACCATCACCCTCGATTTCGCACTCAACCGTCTGGCCGGTGTCATCGAAAAGCTCGTGGTCTATCCCGAGAACATGATGAAGAACCTCGACAAGTTCCGCGGCCTTGTGCATTCGCAGCGCGTTCTCCTGGCGCTGACGCAGGCCGGCACCTCCCGCGAGGATGCCTATCGCCTCGTGCAGCGCAACGCGATGAAGGTCTGGGAACAGGGCAAGGATTTCCTTGAGGAGCTGCTGGCCGACGCCGAGGTGCGTGCCGCGCTCTCCGAGGCGGATCTGCGTGAGAAGTTCGATCTCGGCTATCACACCAAGCATGTCGACACGATCTTCCGCCGTGTTTTTGGCGACGCTTGA
- a CDS encoding low affinity iron permease family protein, translated as MTVRHAFARFATKISEWAGKPVTFILALIAVIIWAALGPVFGYSETWQLVINTGTTIITFLMVFILQNAQTRDTRAIQAKLNEIILTSHAENRFIGIENLDEEDLKHLDRLVAKAAKGRGATEICEISEEPADTPVDKPEKKKRAAPATASRKRK; from the coding sequence GTGACTGTACGCCATGCATTCGCCCGCTTCGCCACGAAGATATCGGAGTGGGCGGGCAAGCCGGTAACCTTCATTCTGGCACTCATCGCCGTGATCATCTGGGCTGCCCTCGGCCCTGTCTTCGGCTATTCGGAAACTTGGCAGCTGGTGATCAACACCGGCACGACGATCATCACCTTCCTGATGGTCTTCATTCTGCAGAACGCGCAGACACGCGATACAAGAGCCATCCAGGCGAAGCTCAACGAAATCATCCTCACGAGCCACGCCGAGAACCGCTTCATCGGCATCGAAAATCTCGACGAGGAGGACCTAAAGCATCTCGACCGCCTGGTGGCCAAGGCCGCAAAAGGCCGAGGCGCAACAGAGATTTGCGAGATATCGGAAGAGCCGGCCGATACGCCGGTGGACAAGCCGGAGAAAAAGAAGCGCGCTGCACCGGCGACCGCTTCCCGGAAGCGAAAATGA
- a CDS encoding DUF2189 domain-containing protein: MTTFHVMTGAGENFARPVVNRISIADVFDALRLGFEDFREKPSHYVFLCLMYPIAGIFLTMLSSGANLAPMIFPLMSGFVLIGPIAAIGLYEISRRREAGLDSSWTHALDVRHSPALPSIIAVGLLLFGMFTVWLVTAQTIYANLLGEVFPRSMSLFVQQVFGTPEGMQLILWGNLVGLGFALVVLAITVVTFPMLLDRDCGAVAAMVASVRATFINPIPVLLWGLIVAVALVIGTIPLFIGLALVIPILGHATWHLYRKLISREAM; the protein is encoded by the coding sequence ATGACGACATTTCATGTCATGACGGGTGCCGGTGAGAACTTCGCACGGCCCGTGGTTAACAGGATCAGCATTGCCGACGTCTTCGACGCGCTCAGGCTCGGTTTCGAGGATTTCCGCGAGAAGCCTTCGCACTACGTTTTCCTGTGTCTCATGTATCCGATCGCCGGCATCTTCCTGACGATGCTGAGTTCGGGCGCCAATCTCGCGCCGATGATCTTTCCGCTGATGTCGGGCTTCGTGCTGATCGGGCCAATAGCCGCGATCGGCCTCTACGAAATCAGCCGCCGGCGCGAGGCCGGGCTCGATTCCTCCTGGACACATGCACTCGACGTGCGCCATTCGCCGGCTCTGCCGTCGATCATCGCCGTCGGCCTCCTGCTGTTTGGGATGTTCACCGTCTGGCTGGTCACGGCGCAGACCATCTACGCAAACCTCCTCGGAGAAGTCTTCCCGCGCTCCATGTCGCTCTTCGTTCAGCAGGTATTCGGTACGCCGGAAGGCATGCAGCTGATCCTGTGGGGCAATCTGGTCGGCCTCGGCTTTGCCCTCGTCGTTCTGGCGATCACCGTCGTTACCTTCCCGATGCTGCTCGACAGGGATTGCGGGGCAGTGGCTGCGATGGTCGCTTCGGTCCGGGCAACCTTCATTAATCCGATACCAGTGCTGCTCTGGGGCCTGATCGTAGCCGTGGCACTCGTCATCGGCACGATCCCGCTCTTCATCGGCCTTGCACTCGTCATCCCCATCCTCGGCCATGCGACCTGGCATCTTTACCGCAAGCTGATCAGCCGCGAAGCCATGTGA